In the genome of Pseudomonadota bacterium, one region contains:
- the sufD gene encoding Fe-S cluster assembly protein SufD: MNVTAIKTPIVEAQSRWVNLALLEAKGRQAAKLSVAVQKIAQEAVVVWNKVLFPSPRIEAWKYTNPADIANGSFSLPTTTPALFTQEQLAAFQIPGLKSYQIVFVDGEFSATLSSTTTLPQGVTVTRIQSGEPVAVGALGAHTQEAFTALATALLNDGICIGVARGVAVEIPFHIINVVTAAAESKVITPRLFLDAQESSQVTVIESFVSNAAKCYLSLPVAEIRAAQGAVVDCYKFQDESLSAYQISDTTIEQGRDSTVRTHIISLGGAMVRNNVSVRLNGSATQAVLNGLSVLANKQHVDNSTLIHHIEPASESREHFKGIYADQSRGVFSGTITVDQIAQKTNAFQSNQTLLLSPTASIETRPQLKIWADDVKCTHGATIGQLDAEALFYLRSRGIDRETARNFLVHAFASEVLTSVRIPALRDYIEGAISTKLEALQG; the protein is encoded by the coding sequence ATGAACGTTACCGCTATAAAAACTCCGATCGTAGAGGCTCAATCACGTTGGGTAAATCTTGCCTTGCTCGAAGCTAAGGGGCGCCAAGCGGCCAAGCTCTCTGTTGCAGTACAGAAGATCGCCCAGGAGGCAGTTGTTGTATGGAATAAGGTGCTCTTTCCCTCACCCCGTATTGAGGCCTGGAAGTACACAAATCCGGCGGATATCGCAAACGGTAGCTTCTCTCTGCCGACAACAACCCCCGCTCTCTTCACACAGGAGCAGCTTGCGGCGTTTCAGATCCCTGGGCTTAAGAGCTATCAGATAGTGTTTGTAGATGGGGAGTTCTCAGCAACGTTGTCCTCAACAACAACTTTGCCGCAGGGTGTAACGGTAACGCGTATTCAATCAGGAGAGCCTGTAGCAGTTGGTGCGCTTGGTGCTCATACGCAGGAGGCATTTACGGCCCTTGCAACGGCTTTGCTTAATGATGGTATCTGTATCGGTGTGGCGCGTGGAGTGGCGGTAGAGATTCCATTTCATATTATTAATGTCGTAACCGCTGCTGCTGAATCAAAGGTTATAACGCCACGTTTGTTTCTTGATGCGCAGGAGTCGTCGCAGGTAACTGTCATCGAGTCGTTCGTTAGCAATGCTGCTAAGTGTTATCTCTCTCTACCGGTTGCGGAGATCAGGGCAGCGCAGGGAGCAGTTGTTGATTGCTACAAGTTTCAGGATGAATCTTTATCGGCCTATCAGATCTCTGACACAACGATAGAGCAGGGGCGCGATTCAACGGTTCGCACTCATATCATCTCGCTTGGTGGGGCAATGGTGCGTAATAACGTGAGCGTGCGTCTTAACGGTAGCGCAACTCAGGCGGTGCTGAATGGACTCTCAGTTCTTGCGAACAAACAGCACGTTGATAACTCGACTTTAATTCACCATATCGAGCCAGCTTCTGAAAGCAGGGAGCATTTTAAGGGGATCTACGCCGATCAGAGCCGCGGGGTTTTCTCAGGTACAATTACCGTGGACCAGATCGCACAAAAGACCAATGCTTTTCAGTCTAACCAGACGTTATTGCTCTCGCCAACAGCGAGCATCGAAACCCGCCCGCAGTTAAAGATCTGGGCCGATGATGTCAAATGCACCCACGGGGCAACCATAGGGCAGCTCGATGCGGAGGCTCTTTTTTACCTTCGCTCGCGTGGTATCGATCGCGAGACAGCCAGAAACTTCCTGGTACATGCCTTTGCCAGTGAGGTTTTAACGTCGGTGCGAATTCCAGCGCTTAGGGACTATATAGAGGGGGCGATATCTACTAAGTTAGAGGCCCTACAGGGATAG
- the sufC gene encoding Fe-S cluster assembly ATPase SufC: MSLLKITDLCARIEGDGREILKGINLEIKPGEVHAIMGVNGSGKSTLANILGGKDGYEVTQGSVSFNDKDLLELDPEVRAREGLFLAFQYPVELPGVLTTYFLRTALNSVREHRGLPAISVRDFATFIKDKAKLLELDEVMLKRAVNEGFSGGEKKRNEILQMAVLEPKLAILDETDSGLDIDALQVVAAGVNRLRTKENGMLVITHYQRLLNYIVPDVVHVMIDGRIVQSGGRELALKLESQGYSAFKDSSVAA, from the coding sequence ATGAGTTTATTAAAGATTACAGATCTGTGTGCGCGTATTGAGGGTGATGGACGGGAGATCCTCAAGGGGATTAATCTAGAGATTAAGCCGGGTGAGGTGCATGCTATTATGGGGGTGAACGGCTCAGGCAAGAGCACCCTCGCTAATATTCTAGGGGGCAAGGATGGCTACGAGGTAACACAGGGTAGCGTCTCGTTTAACGACAAGGATCTGCTTGAGCTAGATCCCGAGGTTCGGGCGCGTGAGGGGCTCTTCCTTGCGTTCCAGTACCCGGTGGAGCTCCCAGGTGTGCTTACCACCTATTTCTTAAGGACCGCGCTTAATTCAGTGCGTGAGCACAGGGGGCTACCGGCTATCTCGGTGCGTGATTTTGCGACCTTTATTAAGGATAAGGCTAAGTTGCTAGAGCTTGATGAAGTAATGCTAAAGCGCGCCGTTAACGAGGGCTTCTCAGGCGGCGAGAAGAAGCGTAACGAGATTTTACAGATGGCTGTGCTTGAGCCAAAGCTAGCGATCTTAGATGAGACCGATTCAGGCCTCGATATCGATGCCCTGCAGGTAGTTGCGGCGGGGGTTAATCGACTGCGCACGAAAGAGAACGGAATGCTCGTTATTACTCACTATCAGAGACTCTTAAACTACATCGTTCCTGACGTTGTGCACGTTATGATCGATGGTCGCATCGTGCAGTCTGGTGGTAGGGAATTAGCTCTCAAACTTGAGAGCCAGGGTTACTCCGCATTTAAAGATTCATCAGTAGCGGCATAA